The Entelurus aequoreus isolate RoL-2023_Sb linkage group LG03, RoL_Eaeq_v1.1, whole genome shotgun sequence genome contains the following window.
atatatatatatatatatttatatatatatatatatatatgtgtatatgtatatatgtacatatatatatatatatatacatatacacacatatacagtatatacatatatatatgtgtatatatatatatatacagtatatatatatatatacagtatatatatatatatatatatatatatatatatatgtgtatatgtacatatatacatatacacatatatatatacacacatatatatatatatatatatatatatatatatatatatatatatatatatatatgcgtatatatatatatatatatatatatatatatatgtatatatgtacatatacacacacatatatatatatacatatacacacatatacagtatatacatatatatgtgtgtgtgtatatatatatatacacacacacatatatatatgtatacacacacatatatatatatacacacacacatgtatatatgtgtgtgtatatatatatatgtgtatatactgtatagatatacaaaccccgtttccatatgagttgggaaattgtgttagatgtaaatataaacggaataaaatgatttgcaaatcattttcaacccatattcagttgaatatgctacaaagacaacatatttgatgttcaaactgataaacatttttttttttgcaaataatcattaacattagaatttgatgccagcaacacatgacaaagaagtagggaaaggtggcaataaatactgataaagttgaggaatgctcatcaaacacttatttggaacatcccacaggtgaacaggcaaattgggaacaggtgggtgccatgattgggtataaaagtagattccatgaaatgctcagtcattcacaaacaaggatggggcgagggtcaccactttgtcaacaaatgcatgagcaaattgttgaacagtttaagaaaaacctttcttaaccaactattgcaaggaatttagggatttcaccatttacggtccgtaatatcatcaaagggttcagagaatctggagaaatcactgcacgtaagcagctaagcctttgaccttcgatccgtcagtctgtactgcatcaacaagcgacatcagtgtgtaaaggatatcaccacatgggctcaggaacacttcagaaacccactgtcagtaactacagttggtcgctacatttgtaagtgcaagttaaaactctcctatgcaaggcaaaaaccgtttatcaacacccagaaacactatcggcttcgctgggcctgagctcatctaagatggactgatacaaagtggaaaagtgttctgtggtctgatgagtccacattccaaattgtttttggaaactgtggacgtcgtgtcctccggaccaaagaggaaaagaaccatccggattgttataggcgcaaagttgaaaagccagcatctgtgatggtatgggggtgtattagtggccaagacatgggtaacttacacatctgtgaaggcgccattaatgctgaaaggtacatacaggttttggagcaacatatgttgccatccaagcaacgttaccatggacgcccctgcttatttcagcaagacaatgccaagccacgtgttacatcaacgtggcttcatagtaaaagagtgcgggtactagactggcctgcctgtagtccagacctgtctcccattgaaaatgtgtggcgcattatgaagcctaaaataccacaacggagacccccggactgttgaacaactcaagctgtacatcaaacaagaatgggaaataattccacctgagaagcttaaaaaatgtgtctcctcagttcccaaacgtttactgagttttgttaaaaggaaaggccatgtaacacagtggtgaacatgccctttccaaactactttggcacgtgttgctgccatgaaattctaagttaattattatttgcaaaaaaataaataaagtttatgagtttgaacatcaaatatcttgtctttgtagtgtattcaattgaatatggattgaaaaggatttgcaaatcattgtattccgtttatatttacatctaacacaatttcccaactcatatggaaacagggtttgtacagtGCAGCGAAgatacaacaaactcccttcttgtctctcatggacacacacctgttgtttactttggactagcgactgcacagacatcaaggccgcggaacagagacacactacgggcttacacacacacttgcaaccacaaaaatatacgccacacatacaaccccccgcccccaacccaacACCCTTGACGcaaaatcccataggggtgatgaatggatggtcagcgcctgagagctgcggcctaccatcatgacctcgcattcccttccctctgttgctagatttcttgagatgtatgttgtaatatgtatatgtgctttgctatggaggttttttcccactccagactgggcccccttaggagcccagtctagattgtatttttttactcatccttccccagcgttttacctttttgccatcttttacggggcgccttgtggcgacccatcagcgttcctgttctgtaaccatggacactgtttgttttgtctaatcttgaacgggtttgtgctgaaaacaaagtttcgttgtacttgtgcaatggcaataaagacctatctatctatctatctatctgtctcattgcagattagaaaaactgccttttccttacactgaacaaaaagaagtcatatgtccactgatgttttaAAACTCTAAACTCTGagtctattttacgtttccccaacaatttcgccatttttttctctcgtgcactaattgactgaaagagcatgcacgtGATgacgtcatgttatcgatgggaaaatgcatttttagacaatatgatttgcctgagcggttaggagaccccgagagtaacaagcggtagaaaatgaattgatGGATTGGCTTGaaaagacagattaaaaaaataataatttaaaagaaaaaaatatttttatttttttttactcgggactaaccgcgggccggattttggacgcgggCTGtactttggggacccctgccttaaaggtaTATTTTAGCTGAAAACTTTGATCAAATTCTATATTTGACAGTGTCATTACACGTCTTATCAAGTTGCTCTAGCAATACCTCAGTGGTTTGCTAAATTTAATTGTACATTATTATAAGACATATTGTATCATCCTTTTACGATAATAGGATATGTTAATACAATTTTGCAGATTGGATATCAAGCTACAGAAACAGACTCTTCTGTACCCCCCATTTCTCATATTTGGCATGTTTGCTTATGAGTGTCAACTACAGTACATGCATGCTACAAGTTTTGTAAATCCTAACCTGATTTGCGCATGCGTGATCATATTGTGGTTTTAGTAACAGAGAGATTCAAAGTTTGCAGACAGTCTGCAGGATTTAGACATCAGTCTGTGGGTTTTTGTTAGATGAACAATCTCCCTTTGTTTCACAGTGGACACATGCACACAAGGAGCCTCTGTTAAGCATCCCCTCACTAAGCTACACAACAGAGCGCCCAGTCTGACTATGTGCCACTACGAAAGCTGCGTGATTATGACGCTAACAGCCGTGTGACACAGCGCTGTCAAATTTACGCCTATTCTTTTTAACTGGTTTCCTCCTTTTTCATCATGTTCTCATAGGTGACCCCATGTCAAGCCTGTTTAGGAATCCTATGAATGATGACGGTGACGTGTACACTTCTCTGCTGTCCAATCAAAGCTTCACATCTGGACGAGAATCATCCTACCTGTCCGACCATGTGAAGGTCTCCTCTGGCTCCCCCGACTTAGACCACTTCTCCAGTGACacttacagcttcaactctggcACCAAGAAGACCATGTCCGACCTGTCCCAAGACATGCCCAAGTCTCTGATGGGCTTAGAGAAGACAGAATCGTACAACTACATGGATATAAGCCACGGGGATGAGCACCACAACCACAGCCTGGTGGACACAGAATTGACTGGGAGTGAGTCACTAGGCTGCTACATGGATAAAAACTCTGGAAGagatgaagaagaagaggaggaagagaaTTTAGGCCCAGCCCTGGGCTCCCACTCATTCCCCTATGTGGAGGAGCCATCTGATGAGGAACTGTCTGACTACCGCTCTTACCGTAATCTGGGTGGAACGCCACAATCAACCAGTCCTGTAAAGATCACTTTGACCCAGTCGCAGCCACCAGCAGCCAAGGCTGAGCCTCAGCAGCTCCCCCTGCAGGGCAGTGGGGCTGATCGAGAGAACATTTTGAGTGTGGGCCTAAGGGGGGTTCCTACTGTCACCCTGTCAGAACCAGAGGATGAAAGTCCAGCATCCACTCCGAATGAGTCACCTACACgtaagcgcgcacacacacacatttactcaATTAAAGGTCCAATATTATATTATTCAACAATTTTAAAGAAATCTCAAAATGTCCTGTGCCTGTGCACAAAGAAAGGTCCAAACAGGCATGCTTGGAGAAGTGTGGTgtgaaagaaacttaaggatgaACTAATTCAACATAGTTCTTCTGGATGATAGATATGAATTTTGAGTGGCACAAACCTTGTAGAAAGTCTTCCCAATAGAGTGGAAGTGTAGCTGATTCCTTATTATGAAACAaccaagtgtcccaatacttttgccccTGTCGTAAATATAAACATACTGttggttattttttaatgcagactttaatacatttttccacATATTTCTTTGGGAGCAGAAAAAGACTTCTCCTCTCATGACATGTTCAACAATGACCCAGTGAAGCCTGCAGCTCCCAAAAGTGGTCCAGGTCCACAGGCAGGCTACAGGGACCAAGAGGGTAGCAGTGCAGAGTCCGGAGACTCTGAGATAGAGCTGGTGTCCGAGGAGCTTTCCAAGGCCAGCAGCAACCCGTTTGCTGAGCCTCCTAAAATCAAGGCTGCCTTTAACCAGTCCAGCAGCCCCTTCGACAACCCCCCGGTGTCCaaggttggttttggcctggctGGAAACCATGCTCCACCTACAACCTACAGCATTCTGCGTGAAGAAAGAGAGGCGGAGCTTGACAGCGACCTCTTCATTGAGTCTGCATCAGAGGAGAGCCCGAAGAGAGAGCAGGGCGTTGGGGCCTCCAAACAGGGAGCCGTGAGCCCTCCCTCTCCCCTGGTTCCCAATGCCCCTCCTGCCCGCATCACCCCGACTGAGCCCCCTGTCTCAGATAGGGCCAAGACCCAAGTCAAAACAGAGGAAGAACGCCTGAACAAGCCCAAGCCTCCTACTGCTGCTGTTCCCCCAGAGGTACGTCCAGAGAGATCCTGTCAGGAGGACAAGAACACAAATGAAGGCAAAATAGACTTTGGGAAGTCGGCTGCTTCCTTCCTCCTGAAAGGGTTAAACAAAGAAAAAGGTGAGGGTGACAAACACTACTGCACTAACAACACTAATATTATACTGTCCAAAAAACGTACCTTTGTTCTGCTGTTTTCaatgacctactgcaaaaaacaagtcaaagatggtctatatgacagcactatagtgtttttagggatctgctgcaaaaatgttagtcttctccaagttttttttaactaaattcaAGGGTGTCATTCTTGGGCTGGATTTGGCCCCGCTGGCTGCCAGTTGATTAGCATTGCTGTAAAGGCTTTCATTATACATTGCATTGTTGGGTGATAATTGGAAAGCGGCTGAAATTTGAAAACAAATTTTATATAATTATTGATGTCAAAATTGTTACAGTCAGATTAATCCCACTTTATAATTTTGATTGGAGTAAATGACAATCACAgataaatatgtgattgcataatttaaattaatggGGACTTATGATGgttttcctcttttctgacttataaatgttgttacaatgttggatacttgtgttaaacaatgccaaagtgcCAAAGCATAAGATCAGTGTATTTGAGAGTGAGCTTGCACACAATTTTGGATGCATCTAAGAATGCAGTgttttgcagtatttttttttacagtagccAATTACAGTACTGACATCACAGATTGAAGGATGTACTTATGTGGGCATCCTGGTGTCTGCTGTTAGCCAGCCTCCTTACCCTCTTATTCCTTACGTTTCATAGCCTCCCACCTGCTCTGATGTCTAGAAAATAAATACTTCTGTGTTCATTTGTCCACAACATTTTATACTTGATTGTTTTGTCTAAACAGACTAGTACAAAGTTGGAATAGCTGCCAAACTCTGATGAAAAAGTCAGCGCCATTGTTAcattactagaaaaaaatataagaagGTAGAGGAAATAAAAGTGAAGGTAGTATTAAGTATTATTTTGCGACATGCAGCGACATTAATGCTGCTAAAAGCTGCTTTCTTTATGCAGCTCAGTAAGTCTACATTTTGACCGGTGAATCTATAtattgtttatgaagtttattttcgaccgtgtCTCAAAAATGAATAGCAGTGATGTTAGTTTTCAAGATTcgatttaaacagtgtacatttacaaaatatatacatttgaaaACTTTTGGAGAGGATGGGGCGTGGAGGGTTTCGTTTGTAATTTAAAGGAAACACCTTCACACATAAACTGTTGACATACACAGAAAGTGGGTTATAGTTATAGTTATAGTGTGACTGTAGAGCAACATTTACCCAAAATTgattgaattttattttgaaaacaagcATATTAGACTTGCAATTGAATTAAGCATCTGTGGAATGTTGCAGAATCCTTCAACACAATGTTCTATGTTGGGAAAacccaaaatatcttatttgaatagttattttctcaattatgacattttaaactagaatagacaaaatataattattcaagCTAAAATTAACattatgatgtaaagtcaatgactaaaataaGATATGATAATAGCTCTcaaaactagggacatttctagaaataaaattgtaaatcttggcaagtggcaaataatttgcagtgtactggcacaagtggtggaaaagtgtatacaactaagtaccgctgcagcccatacggaccacagctgagaaacagatattttttggcggcccttatGTAGAGCTGGTTAAGAAATACTGATCATGacgacaaggaagtgttttaaatgtagattaaaatcatcatagttgCCCTTTAACTTAAAAAAGACCCCAGTATTTTGACACAAAGGCAATCAGGTCAGGTCAAGATCACTGACAGCATAAACAACCGTGCCACCTTTCAGGTAGGCATCCATGGTTAAGGTAATGGTATGCTTAACATGAATTGCGTGATTATGCTGCGTTCATACATGATTAATGTAGagctgtcaagtgattaatttattcatcatatttaagttaagttaaagtaccaatgattgtcacacacacactaggtgtggcgaaattattctctgcatttgacccatcacccttgatcaccccctgggaggtgaggggagcattgggc
Protein-coding sequences here:
- the LOC133646626 gene encoding reticulon-1-like isoform X1, translating into MSAQSGEELGSDGKWFGEDYGGRYGNTATQFDELGDELKPRGGEAADDLVQHFHPYQDDGKRPPVTMETASTGDPMSSLFRNPMNDDGDVYTSLLSNQSFTSGRESSYLSDHVKVSSGSPDLDHFSSDTYSFNSGTKKTMSDLSQDMPKSLMGLEKTESYNYMDISHGDEHHNHSLVDTELTGSESLGCYMDKNSGRDEEEEEEENLGPALGSHSFPYVEEPSDEELSDYRSYRNLGGTPQSTSPVKITLTQSQPPAAKAEPQQLPLQGSGADRENILSVGLRGVPTVTLSEPEDESPASTPNESPTQKDFSSHDMFNNDPVKPAAPKSGPGPQAGYRDQEGSSAESGDSEIELVSEELSKASSNPFAEPPKIKAAFNQSSSPFDNPPVSKVGFGLAGNHAPPTTYSILREEREAELDSDLFIESASEESPKREQGVGASKQGAVSPPSPLVPNAPPARITPTEPPVSDRAKTQVKTEEERLNKPKPPTAAVPPEVRPERSCQEDKNTNEGKIDFGKSAASFLLKGLNKEKAIDLLYWRNVKQSGAVFSSVLLLLFSLTQFSVVSVGAYLALAALSATISFRIYKSVLQAVQKTDEGHPFKAYLEMEISLSQDQISKYAEKILVYTNTCMRELRRLFLVQDLIDSLKFAVLMWLLTYVGALFNGLTLLILAVVSMFTMPVVYERHQAQIDQYVGLIRTHVNCVVGKIQAKIPGAKRKEE